Proteins encoded within one genomic window of Bacteroides sedimenti:
- a CDS encoding FecR family protein: MDEKEIYKYLIGQATPEEEKELLSWLEASSENKKLFFDMEAIWRAKHQFTDKNQPLELFNSLVRMNENIDQAEAKQKNIRRKKQKKLIYWFSGVAASILVTALILTNIIDKNSHITYSYANFLPDSVRQVKLKDGSIVWLSSNAVITFSEKFMDKERRVKLKGLAFFEVEKDSLRPFVVETEAFSVKVLGTAFSVNSNYSKNKSEAVLLRGSIQLEDKAGESLAVLHPGQQALYSNTLKTLEINEIDANSYSLWRFHLISLPNASITDIINSLEHTYGVKLSVDTENIKQHKYNFYYKEHDDLNNVLEQLFYLTGQRAKITH; encoded by the coding sequence ATGGACGAAAAAGAGATATATAAATATTTAATAGGGCAAGCAACTCCTGAAGAAGAGAAAGAGTTGTTAAGCTGGCTTGAAGCATCATCAGAAAACAAGAAACTGTTTTTTGATATGGAAGCAATATGGAGAGCAAAGCATCAATTTACAGATAAAAATCAACCACTGGAACTTTTTAATTCTCTGGTTCGAATGAATGAGAATATCGATCAGGCTGAAGCTAAACAAAAGAATATCAGACGTAAAAAACAGAAGAAGCTGATCTATTGGTTTTCTGGAGTTGCTGCTTCAATACTTGTAACTGCTCTAATTTTAACCAATATTATTGATAAAAATTCTCATATAACATATTCCTATGCTAATTTTTTACCAGATTCAGTTAGACAGGTTAAACTAAAAGATGGATCTATAGTTTGGCTAAGTTCAAATGCTGTCATCACTTTTTCAGAGAAATTCATGGATAAAGAGAGGCGCGTTAAATTAAAAGGACTGGCCTTTTTTGAAGTGGAGAAAGACTCTTTGCGCCCCTTTGTAGTTGAAACTGAAGCTTTCAGTGTTAAGGTTCTTGGTACCGCATTTAGTGTTAATTCTAATTACTCTAAGAATAAAAGTGAGGCGGTTTTATTGAGAGGGTCGATTCAATTGGAAGATAAGGCCGGCGAGAGCCTGGCCGTTCTTCATCCCGGTCAACAGGCTCTATATTCTAATACATTGAAGACATTAGAAATAAATGAAATAGATGCTAACTCATATTCTTTATGGAGATTTCACTTAATATCTTTGCCAAATGCATCAATTACTGATATTATAAATAGTTTAGAGCACACTTATGGGGTGAAGCTCTCTGTGGATACGGAAAATATTAAACAACATAAATATAATTTCTATTATAAGGAACATGATGATCTTAATAATGTTCTTGAACAACTATTCTATCTTACTGGGCAACGAGCCAAAATAACTCATTAA
- a CDS encoding SusC/RagA family TonB-linked outer membrane protein, protein MKNKSNNYVILKFLCVVLFLACCGLKVQAFSNNELLNDSYSVQLSLKNVTLKSVIDLLSKQTDVVFSYDKSLETRIVNEVSIDVKNQSINVILDNVLKGTGIKYEIKDHVVILFDSKAPSSKSNGTQQKIKKVSGIIKDKNGESIIGASVKVKGEKVGTVTGIDGDFSLSVPGNAVLVVSYIGYVTQEVSVSGTTSVNITLNEDLHSLNEVVVTAMGIKRQKRSIGYSTTEVGGDQFTASRDLNLGNALSGKISGVSVAGNATGIGGSSRVIIRGNASLAGNNQPLYVIDGVPFDNTNQGNAGTWGGMDMGDGLSNINPDDIANVQVLKGAAASALYGYRGGNGAILITTKSGTKDQDGIGLEFNNNLTFNSIYDYRDFQKTYGQGTQGIKPADQTSAYQTYNSSWGSKLDGSNFVNRNGETARYGYIDNWKDFYRTGVDETASLAISGKNDKVTYRFGVSNTFSQANLPNAGLNQQGINMNTVYDITKKLHLTVNANYVFEHVNGRANLSDGNGNTNATLLYLANAYDVRWLKGNKGADTNGTELQPGNNVYFNNPYWLQYKKTNESDKNRLTGAATLRYDITDWLYAQGQVSRDGYILSFKQVQPNGAAADPNGYIQEYEKNFSEMNLNYLIGVNKKFSDFSVNATVGGNRQRDITKQYGTNGGIRPFVIGGVYSTSNVSANTRTFAKDYTEYQVNSVYGTADFGYKEWLFLNFTGRNDWFSTLDPKNNHYFYPSVSLSWMLSDCFRLPEWVTTAKVRASLASASNGTSPYLTLLTYTMNDFTVQGQSMGYIYNSDVPNAFLKPVKISEKEIGANASFFKNRLGFDFAVYEKNTKDDIVPVSTSQTSGFSSAYRNIGEIRNRGFEFMVFGVPVSTKDFLWNTSFNLAYNNSEVLYLGEGVKSITINGAQSRSGQATIRNIVGDSYGQIVGYKYKTDANGKRVYNPDGLPVRSDDVEVLGDGVYKWTGGFHNDFSYKNFTLSFLLDFKLGAKLFSGTNYSLYSAGLQKKTLQGRENGISVTGVDESGNNFTKSNIDAQTYWQWISSNNITEEFVYDASFLKLREFTLGYNVPKSFLANKMPFIKGVNISLVGRNLWTIVKHTPNIDPESAYNNSNGQGLELNGYPATRNIGFNLNVKF, encoded by the coding sequence ATGAAAAACAAATCTAACAACTATGTAATTTTAAAGTTTTTATGTGTTGTACTTTTCTTAGCGTGTTGTGGTTTAAAAGTACAGGCATTCTCAAACAATGAACTGCTTAATGATAGTTATAGCGTTCAACTTTCTTTAAAAAATGTAACTCTGAAGAGTGTTATTGATTTATTATCCAAACAAACTGATGTTGTATTCTCTTATGATAAGTCTTTGGAGACAAGAATTGTAAATGAAGTCTCAATTGATGTAAAAAATCAAAGCATTAATGTGATATTGGATAATGTTCTCAAAGGTACCGGCATTAAATATGAGATAAAAGATCATGTGGTTATTCTATTTGATTCAAAAGCTCCTTCTTCCAAATCAAATGGAACTCAACAAAAGATTAAAAAAGTTTCAGGTATTATAAAAGACAAAAACGGTGAATCTATTATTGGTGCTAGCGTTAAGGTTAAGGGAGAAAAAGTAGGGACAGTTACAGGTATAGATGGTGATTTTTCATTGTCTGTGCCAGGTAATGCTGTTCTAGTAGTTAGCTACATTGGTTATGTAACACAAGAAGTTTCTGTTAGTGGAACAACTAGTGTTAACATCACTTTAAATGAAGATTTACACTCTTTGAATGAAGTTGTTGTAACTGCTATGGGTATTAAAAGACAAAAACGGTCTATTGGATACTCTACAACAGAAGTCGGTGGCGATCAGTTTACTGCATCCCGGGATTTAAACTTAGGAAATGCTTTAAGCGGTAAAATTTCAGGTGTGAGCGTTGCTGGCAATGCTACAGGTATAGGAGGTTCTAGCCGTGTAATTATTCGTGGTAATGCATCTTTGGCAGGAAACAATCAACCCTTGTATGTTATTGATGGTGTACCTTTTGATAATACCAATCAGGGAAATGCTGGAACTTGGGGTGGCATGGATATGGGTGACGGTTTATCAAACATCAATCCGGATGATATTGCAAATGTTCAGGTTTTGAAAGGGGCTGCTGCATCTGCTCTTTATGGATACCGTGGTGGTAACGGTGCTATTCTGATTACTACTAAATCAGGTACAAAAGATCAGGATGGAATTGGTCTCGAATTTAATAATAACCTGACATTTAACTCTATTTACGATTACCGTGATTTTCAAAAGACTTATGGCCAGGGAACTCAAGGTATTAAACCAGCTGATCAAACTTCGGCTTATCAGACTTATAATTCAAGTTGGGGTTCTAAACTAGATGGTAGCAATTTTGTAAATCGTAATGGTGAAACAGCACGTTATGGTTATATTGATAACTGGAAAGATTTCTATCGTACTGGCGTTGACGAAACTGCATCATTAGCAATCAGCGGAAAGAATGATAAAGTTACTTATCGTTTTGGGGTGTCAAATACATTCTCTCAGGCTAACCTACCTAATGCAGGTTTGAATCAGCAAGGCATTAACATGAACACAGTATATGATATTACCAAGAAATTGCACTTAACCGTTAATGCCAACTACGTATTCGAGCATGTTAATGGTAGAGCAAATTTATCAGATGGCAATGGTAATACAAATGCGACCTTATTATATTTGGCAAATGCCTATGACGTAAGATGGTTAAAAGGAAATAAAGGTGCTGATACCAATGGCACAGAATTACAACCAGGTAACAATGTATACTTTAATAACCCTTACTGGTTGCAATATAAAAAAACAAATGAATCAGACAAAAACCGTTTAACAGGGGCAGCAACTCTTCGCTATGATATTACCGATTGGTTATATGCTCAAGGCCAGGTTTCAAGAGATGGTTATATCCTTTCTTTCAAGCAAGTTCAACCTAATGGAGCTGCTGCCGATCCAAATGGTTATATCCAGGAATACGAAAAGAACTTCTCTGAAATGAACTTGAACTATTTAATTGGTGTAAACAAAAAATTTAGTGATTTTTCAGTCAATGCAACAGTTGGTGGCAACAGACAACGTGATATTACTAAACAGTATGGTACAAATGGTGGTATTCGTCCATTTGTTATTGGTGGTGTTTATTCTACGTCTAATGTTTCTGCAAATACGCGAACATTTGCTAAAGATTATACTGAATATCAGGTGAATTCTGTATATGGTACTGCTGACTTTGGATATAAAGAATGGTTGTTCTTGAATTTTACAGGACGTAACGACTGGTTCTCTACTTTGGATCCTAAAAATAATCATTATTTTTATCCTTCTGTAAGTTTGAGCTGGATGTTGAGCGATTGTTTTAGATTACCAGAATGGGTAACTACTGCTAAAGTAAGAGCCTCTTTGGCATCGGCATCTAACGGTACTTCTCCTTATTTGACTTTGTTAACTTATACTATGAACGATTTCACTGTTCAAGGTCAATCAATGGGATATATTTACAACTCTGATGTACCTAATGCTTTCTTAAAACCGGTTAAAATCAGCGAAAAGGAAATTGGTGCAAATGCTTCTTTCTTTAAAAACCGTTTAGGTTTCGATTTTGCTGTTTATGAAAAAAATACAAAGGACGATATTGTTCCTGTTTCAACTAGCCAGACTTCTGGTTTCAGTTCTGCATATCGAAATATCGGTGAGATACGCAATAGAGGCTTTGAATTTATGGTGTTTGGAGTTCCTGTTAGCACAAAAGATTTCTTATGGAACACTTCATTTAATCTTGCATACAATAATAGTGAAGTTCTTTATTTAGGAGAAGGTGTTAAATCTATAACGATTAATGGAGCACAATCTCGTAGTGGTCAGGCTACTATTCGTAATATCGTAGGTGATTCTTATGGTCAGATTGTAGGTTACAAATATAAAACTGATGCTAATGGCAAAAGAGTCTATAATCCAGACGGACTTCCTGTAAGATCTGATGATGTTGAAGTGCTTGGTGACGGTGTTTATAAATGGACAGGTGGTTTCCACAATGATTTCTCTTATAAGAATTTTACATTGTCATTCTTACTTGATTTCAAATTAGGTGCTAAGCTGTTCTCCGGAACAAATTATAGCTTATATAGTGCAGGTTTGCAAAAGAAGACATTACAGGGTCGTGAAAATGGAATATCAGTAACAGGTGTTGATGAAAGCGGCAATAACTTCACAAAATCAAATATCGATGCTCAGACTTACTGGCAATGGATTTCTTCAAACAATATTACTGAAGAATTTGTATATGATGCAAGCTTCCTGAAGTTGAGAGAATTTACTCTGGGATATAATGTTCCTAAATCTTTCCTTGCGAACAAAATGCCTTTCATTAAAGGTGTTAATATATCCTTGGTTGGTCGTAATTTGTGGACTATTGTTAAGCATACTCCGAATATTGATCCGGAATCGGCTTACAACAACTCCAATGGACAGGGCTTGGAATTAAATGGTTATCCTGCAACAAGAAATATTGGTTTCAACTTGAATGTTAAATTCTAA
- a CDS encoding SusD/RagB family nutrient-binding outer membrane lipoprotein, with protein MKKNILYIAALGLLTAFSGCSNFSDINNDPEAITPSVMDYTLEFTNVQQYCYGTEYEAWRNGLIYCSTMLQHTASTESYWCGDKYTYSDGYNSAFWDRMYPNGVRNVIDLLENWKDNEKFYPEYQMARIMKVLLFHRMTDMYGDCPYSEAGQGYYDANGYPKYDKQEDIYADMLKELKEAAENLSGKTSTIGNADIIYHGDCAKWQKFSYSLMLRLAMRMSKVNPTLAKTWVATAVNGGLFTSNDDNAKVEHPSASTSNNSCEPFGKIYCHEDPDAYRMSESFVSLLKSTSDPRLRLLCTIVTDPSKKIGSGDWQMGDTIASHQLGMPNGYDETTGASSSTYLKNAPNYPGSKNGYSVVNRYTYARIDAPTFLVTYAENQLLLAEAAYRGWISGSAETFYNEGVKASMKQFNQFTAGLAPSDAEISNYLRLNPYSAATALKQINTQYYINTFSDDYETFANWRRSGFPVLKTVNYVGNVTNGTIPRRFTYSSGEASINSKNYLEAVGRLSGGDKMTSRVWWDKAE; from the coding sequence ATGAAAAAGAATATTTTATATATAGCTGCACTAGGCTTACTAACAGCGTTTTCCGGATGTAGCAATTTTAGCGACATTAATAACGATCCGGAAGCAATCACTCCATCGGTGATGGATTATACTTTAGAGTTTACAAATGTTCAGCAGTATTGCTATGGAACTGAGTACGAAGCTTGGCGTAATGGCCTAATCTACTGCAGCACCATGTTACAACACACTGCTTCAACAGAAAGCTACTGGTGCGGTGATAAATATACTTACTCGGATGGTTACAACTCAGCATTTTGGGATAGAATGTATCCTAATGGAGTTCGTAACGTGATCGATTTATTGGAAAACTGGAAAGACAATGAAAAGTTCTATCCTGAATATCAGATGGCAAGAATCATGAAAGTGCTTTTGTTTCATAGAATGACCGATATGTATGGAGATTGTCCTTATTCTGAAGCTGGACAAGGCTATTATGATGCTAATGGTTATCCTAAATATGATAAACAAGAGGATATTTATGCCGACATGTTGAAAGAACTGAAAGAAGCAGCTGAAAACTTAAGTGGAAAAACTTCTACTATTGGAAATGCAGATATAATCTATCATGGCGACTGTGCTAAATGGCAGAAGTTCTCTTACTCTCTGATGCTACGTTTGGCTATGCGCATGTCCAAGGTAAATCCTACTTTAGCTAAAACTTGGGTTGCCACAGCTGTTAACGGAGGATTGTTTACAAGCAATGATGATAATGCTAAAGTTGAACACCCATCAGCTTCTACATCAAATAACTCTTGTGAACCATTTGGTAAAATCTACTGCCATGAGGATCCAGATGCATATCGCATGAGTGAGTCTTTTGTTAGCTTGTTAAAGAGCACTAGTGATCCACGCCTAAGACTTCTTTGCACCATTGTAACCGATCCTAGCAAAAAAATTGGCAGCGGTGACTGGCAAATGGGAGATACAATTGCTTCTCATCAGTTAGGTATGCCTAATGGGTATGATGAAACAACAGGGGCATCAAGCTCTACTTATTTAAAGAATGCTCCTAACTATCCGGGTAGTAAGAATGGTTACTCTGTGGTTAACCGTTATACTTATGCACGTATTGATGCTCCAACATTCCTTGTAACTTATGCGGAAAACCAATTGTTGTTGGCTGAGGCTGCTTATCGTGGTTGGATTTCAGGTAGTGCTGAAACTTTCTACAACGAAGGTGTTAAGGCTTCAATGAAACAATTTAATCAGTTTACTGCTGGATTGGCTCCAAGTGATGCTGAAATCTCAAACTATCTGAGATTGAATCCATATAGTGCGGCTACTGCCTTAAAGCAGATTAATACTCAATATTACATCAATACGTTCTCTGATGATTATGAAACATTCGCTAACTGGAGAAGATCTGGTTTTCCTGTTTTGAAGACTGTAAACTATGTAGGTAATGTTACAAATGGTACTATACCACGTCGATTTACATATTCATCAGGTGAGGCTTCTATCAATAGCAAAAATTACCTCGAGGCTGTTGGCAGACTTTCTGGAGGAGATAAGATGACTTCCAGAGTTTGGTGGGATAAAGCAGAATAA
- a CDS encoding alpha-L-fucosidase — protein sequence MKNRKEFVLLVILAFISFNMMAQPNVHNQSTEYEWPKDSLVKIKLDEWQNSKFGMIIHWGLYSVPGMIESWSLCSENWIERDSTITYDNYKKWYWSLSNNFNPVKFNPEQWAQAAYNAGMRYLVFTTKHHDGFAMFNTKQTDFSIAQGPFKDNPKSDVAKYVFDAFRKKGFMIGAYFSKPDWHSEYYWWPKYATPDRNNNYDINKNPWRWNKFKQYTYNQISELMHNYGSIDILWLDGGWVRPLESVNEEVRSWGANIPNWSQNIDMKHIAEMARAAQPGLIMVDRTVHGPYENYQTPEQKIPLVKLEHPWESCMTLGDAWGFVPNDNYKSSYKVIHSLIEIVSKGGSLLLGVGPSAEGLIPDKAVKCLNKIGVWMNKNGEAIYNTRTTEIYHNDNVWFTQNKDGNKLFALVCLQEGDKIPEYLEWSGNLPAKGSKLILLETNKAVKWELINGKIRVILPRGLSKETEALAFSFRPVVKPAK from the coding sequence ATGAAAAATCGTAAGGAGTTTGTTCTATTAGTGATTCTTGCTTTTATTTCATTTAATATGATGGCTCAGCCGAATGTACACAATCAATCTACAGAGTACGAATGGCCAAAAGATTCGTTGGTAAAGATTAAACTTGATGAATGGCAAAACAGCAAATTTGGCATGATTATTCATTGGGGACTATATTCTGTTCCAGGGATGATTGAATCATGGTCTTTATGCTCTGAAAACTGGATTGAACGTGATAGTACTATTACATATGATAATTATAAAAAATGGTATTGGAGTCTATCAAACAACTTTAATCCTGTGAAATTTAATCCGGAACAATGGGCTCAGGCTGCATATAATGCCGGAATGCGTTATCTGGTTTTTACTACAAAACATCATGATGGTTTTGCTATGTTTAATACAAAGCAAACTGATTTTTCTATCGCTCAAGGCCCTTTTAAGGATAATCCCAAATCGGATGTTGCAAAATATGTATTTGATGCTTTCCGCAAGAAAGGATTTATGATTGGAGCCTATTTTTCAAAGCCTGATTGGCATTCTGAATATTATTGGTGGCCTAAATATGCTACTCCTGATAGAAATAATAATTATGATATTAATAAGAATCCATGGAGATGGAATAAGTTTAAGCAATACACCTATAATCAAATCAGTGAGTTAATGCATAATTATGGTTCGATTGATATTCTATGGCTTGATGGTGGATGGGTTCGTCCATTAGAATCTGTCAATGAAGAGGTACGTTCATGGGGAGCAAATATTCCTAACTGGAGCCAGAATATAGATATGAAACATATTGCAGAAATGGCCAGAGCTGCTCAACCGGGATTGATAATGGTAGATAGAACAGTTCATGGACCTTACGAAAACTATCAGACTCCGGAACAAAAAATACCATTAGTAAAACTGGAACATCCTTGGGAAAGTTGCATGACTTTAGGTGATGCTTGGGGATTTGTTCCGAATGATAACTATAAGTCTTCATATAAGGTCATTCATTCACTAATTGAAATTGTATCAAAGGGAGGTAGTCTGCTTCTAGGGGTTGGGCCCTCTGCAGAGGGATTGATTCCTGATAAGGCCGTAAAGTGTTTGAACAAAATCGGTGTTTGGATGAATAAAAATGGAGAGGCGATCTACAATACAAGGACAACAGAAATTTATCATAATGATAACGTTTGGTTTACTCAAAACAAAGATGGTAACAAACTGTTTGCATTAGTTTGTTTACAAGAAGGCGATAAAATTCCTGAATATCTGGAGTGGAGTGGCAATCTTCCTGCAAAAGGAAGCAAACTGATTCTTCTGGAAACAAATAAAGCCGTGAAATGGGAATTGATAAATGGTAAGATTAGAGTTATCCTACCTCGTGGCCTATCTAAAGAGACAGAGGCTCTTGCTTTTTCTTTTAGACCTGTGGTTAAACCTGCAAAATAA
- a CDS encoding GH92 family glycosyl hydrolase yields MKNKKLFRNSIKGLLVCLFAASFIQPCIGKQTKKSSHLLNLTQYVNPYIGTAGHGHAFLGANVPFGLVQLGPNNYTRGWDWCSGYHYSDSIVTGFGHMHLSGTGIGDLGDISLMPAIGQVTTKQSAPEQYLSGLGSLYHHATEKVRPGYYAVHLDRYNVNVELTATQRCGFHKYTFPASSDAKVVINLESGIGWDNPMETYITSETDSTISGYRFSKGWANDQRIYFHATFSKPFKNFIVSDTTALKPGRTLKARRAYGVASFSTKANEVIMVKVAISPVSIENAKANMKAELAGWNFKQTISKADEAWNRELNKVVIKADDATRMRTFYTALYHTMIAPSLFCDVNKDYRGADKNTHKNATFTNYTTFSLWDTYRAAHPLFTILQPERSADFVNTMLAIYQQQGELPVWHLMGNETYCMVGCPAVTVIADAYLKGLKGIDKKLAYEAMKKTMMQDGRGLKYVKQYGYIPADSTVESVAMGLEYAIADWSLGQVAKREAFTEDYNYFDKRGKYYRNYFDAQTGFARGRVNDNTWRTPFNPFSSIHRQNDYTEGNGWQYTWLVPQNVEGLIGLYGGEKAFTKKLDSLFIAKGDLGAEASPDISGLIGQYAHGNEPSHHITYMYAYVGQPWKTADKVREIMNTLYADKFDGLCGNEDVGQMSAWYVFSAMGFYPVNPSNGCFVFGSPVINNATISVGNNKTFTLNVINNSSANRYIQRMTLNGKTYSKSYIQYKDIMNGGKLVIEMGAKPSSWGTAPADRPRSEM; encoded by the coding sequence ATGAAGAATAAAAAGTTATTTAGAAATTCAATAAAAGGACTCTTGGTCTGTCTTTTCGCTGCATCTTTTATACAGCCTTGTATTGGAAAACAAACAAAGAAAAGCTCTCACCTTCTGAATTTGACTCAGTATGTAAATCCTTATATCGGAACAGCCGGACATGGTCATGCATTTTTAGGCGCAAATGTTCCATTTGGACTAGTGCAACTTGGCCCCAACAATTATACCAGAGGATGGGACTGGTGCTCAGGTTATCATTATTCAGATTCAATAGTGACAGGTTTCGGACATATGCATCTTAGTGGAACAGGAATTGGTGACCTGGGAGATATATCATTGATGCCGGCAATTGGGCAGGTAACAACAAAACAGAGTGCTCCAGAACAGTATCTTTCTGGCCTTGGATCACTCTATCATCATGCAACTGAAAAGGTTCGCCCCGGATATTATGCTGTTCATTTAGATCGCTATAATGTAAATGTGGAGTTGACGGCTACCCAACGCTGTGGATTCCATAAATATACATTTCCCGCTTCATCTGATGCAAAGGTTGTTATTAATCTGGAGAGTGGTATCGGCTGGGACAATCCGATGGAAACATATATCACGTCTGAGACTGACAGCACCATCTCCGGATACAGATTCTCTAAGGGATGGGCCAACGATCAGCGTATCTACTTTCATGCAACTTTCTCAAAACCATTCAAGAATTTTATCGTATCCGATACCACTGCTCTGAAACCAGGCCGAACGCTGAAAGCTCGCAGAGCTTATGGAGTGGCCTCTTTTAGCACAAAGGCGAACGAGGTTATCATGGTGAAAGTGGCCATTTCACCTGTGAGCATAGAAAATGCCAAAGCAAACATGAAAGCCGAATTGGCAGGATGGAACTTTAAACAGACTATTAGTAAAGCAGATGAAGCCTGGAATAGAGAACTGAACAAGGTGGTAATCAAAGCAGATGATGCAACTCGAATGCGCACTTTCTACACTGCATTGTATCATACCATGATTGCTCCATCACTCTTTTGTGATGTTAATAAAGATTATCGTGGAGCAGATAAGAATACTCATAAGAATGCTACATTTACCAATTATACCACATTTTCTTTGTGGGACACTTACCGTGCTGCACATCCGCTGTTTACCATCCTCCAGCCCGAAAGAAGCGCTGATTTTGTGAATACGATGCTTGCAATCTATCAGCAACAGGGAGAGCTTCCTGTATGGCACCTGATGGGAAATGAAACCTATTGTATGGTAGGCTGTCCGGCGGTAACGGTTATTGCGGATGCTTATCTGAAAGGATTGAAAGGCATTGATAAGAAACTAGCCTATGAAGCAATGAAGAAAACGATGATGCAGGATGGAAGAGGTCTTAAATATGTAAAGCAGTATGGATACATACCAGCTGACAGCACTGTGGAGTCGGTAGCTATGGGACTTGAATATGCCATTGCCGACTGGAGTCTGGGTCAGGTAGCAAAGAGGGAAGCTTTTACTGAAGATTACAACTATTTTGATAAACGAGGAAAATACTACCGAAACTATTTTGATGCTCAGACAGGTTTTGCCAGAGGGCGTGTAAATGATAATACCTGGAGAACTCCATTTAACCCGTTCTCCTCCATTCATCGTCAGAACGACTATACTGAAGGAAACGGATGGCAATACACTTGGTTGGTACCTCAAAATGTAGAAGGATTAATCGGACTTTATGGGGGTGAAAAAGCATTTACAAAGAAACTTGATTCCTTGTTTATAGCAAAAGGGGATCTGGGAGCAGAAGCTTCACCAGATATCAGCGGCTTGATCGGTCAGTATGCACATGGAAACGAACCGAGTCATCATATTACCTATATGTATGCCTATGTTGGACAGCCATGGAAAACTGCTGATAAGGTTCGTGAGATCATGAACACCTTGTATGCAGATAAGTTCGATGGCCTTTGTGGTAATGAAGATGTAGGCCAGATGTCTGCTTGGTATGTTTTCTCTGCAATGGGATTTTATCCGGTAAATCCTTCGAACGGATGTTTTGTCTTTGGCAGCCCTGTGATAAATAATGCCACAATCAGTGTGGGCAACAACAAAACCTTCACATTGAATGTTATTAATAACAGTAGTGCGAATAGGTATATTCAACGAATGACGCTGAATGGAAAGACATACTCTAAATCTTATATTCAATATAAGGATATTATGAATGGTGGAAAACTAGTGATTGAGATGGGCGCAAAACCCTCATCATGGGGAACAGCACCGGCAGATCGCCCGCGTTCTGAAATGTAA
- a CDS encoding RNA polymerase sigma-70 factor: MEKVVSLTERIKNGDRAAFNELYLLYYASLQNYGRSFLSAAETEDIIQDVFLNVWLHKENIDETLSLKAYLFRSVYNSALNVLKKKQTDQKMSDYQQSIEELRYQYYDPDANEVIQSLYDNDTKNKIDAAIGSLPPRCREIFILSYIEDMPSKDISKQLDLSLSTVQNHIYIALKQLREKLRRSSD, translated from the coding sequence ATGGAAAAAGTTGTTTCATTAACAGAAAGGATAAAGAATGGTGATAGAGCTGCATTTAATGAACTCTATTTATTGTATTATGCTTCTTTGCAAAATTATGGAAGATCATTTCTCAGTGCAGCTGAAACAGAGGATATTATACAGGATGTATTTTTGAATGTATGGCTTCATAAAGAAAATATCGATGAGACTCTTTCATTAAAAGCTTATCTTTTTCGCTCTGTTTATAATTCTGCTTTAAATGTGCTGAAGAAAAAGCAAACAGATCAAAAAATGTCCGATTACCAACAGTCTATAGAGGAACTTAGATATCAATATTATGATCCGGATGCAAATGAAGTTATTCAAAGTCTTTATGATAATGATACTAAAAATAAAATCGATGCAGCGATAGGTAGTTTACCTCCTCGATGCCGGGAAATTTTTATTCTAAGTTATATTGAAGATATGCCAAGCAAAGATATTAGTAAACAATTAGATCTCTCATTAAGCACTGTTCAAAATCACATTTACATTGCATTGAAACAATTACGTGAGAAATTAAGAAGAAGTAGCGATTGA